The DNA segment CGCCTCAAGGACGACAAACGCTACCCCTACATCCTGGTCCACTGGACCGATCGGTTCCCGAAGGTGACGGTCACCCGGACGATGGAGCGGGACGGCAACCGCTACTTCGGCCCCTACACCGCGGTCTGGGCTGTGCACCAAACCCTCGATCTGCTGCGCCGGATTTTTCCCTACCTCACCTGCAACCGCGAAATCACCGGCGCCGACGAACGCGCCTGCCTGTGGTATGACCTAAAACTCTGTTCCGCGCCGTGCACCGGGAAGATCGGCCAGGAGGAGTACCGGCGGATGATCGACGACCTGTGCCGGTTTCTGCACGGCGAAGTGGAGGCGATCGCCGCGGAGGTGGAGCGGAAAATGCGGGAAGCCTCGGAGAGTCTACGCTACGAGCAGGCCGCCCGCCTGCGCGATCGTCTGCAGGCGATCCACGCCGTCGTTGAGCGGCAGAAGATCGTCTCCGCCACCAAGACGGATTCCGACGTAGTGGCCCTGGCGCGCCAGGAGGCGGACGCCTGCGTCCAGGTGTTCATCATCCGCGGCGGGCGGTTGATCGGACGCGAGCATTTCATCCTCGAGGGCACGCGCGGGGCGGAGGAATCCGAGGTGCTGCGCCAGTTCCTCGTCCAGTTCTATGAGGAGGCGGCGGGGATCCCGGCCGAGGTGCTGCTGCCCGTCGAAGTGGAGGAAACCAAGATCGTCGAGGAGTGGCTGCGCTCGCGGCGCGGCGGGCAGGCGGTACGGATCTCCGTTCCGCGGTCCGGGGTGGACCGCGAGTTGGTTGGGATGGCGGCCGAAAACGCCGCCGAAACGCTGAAATCCCTGCGGGCCCAATGGGACGCCGACCGTTCGCGCCAGGTGGAGGCGCTCGCCGAGGTGCAGAAGGGGCTCGGTTTGCCCCGGGCGCCCGGGCGCGTGGAGTGTTATGATATCTCCAACATTCAGGGAACCGCGGTCGTTGCCAGCATGGTCGTGTTCGAGCAGGGGGTTCCCAACAAGGCGCATTACCGCCGGTTTCAGGTGCGGTGCGTCGAAGGCGAGCCGGACGATTTCGCCTCGATGCGCGAAGTGCTCCGCCGGCGGTTCGCCCGCTGGAAAGGGCCGGAGGAAGAGCCGGTCGG comes from the Anaerolineales bacterium genome and includes:
- the uvrC gene encoding excinuclease ABC subunit UvrC is translated as MTASEHLTGILDTLPQKPGCYLMKDEAGKVIYVGKAVNLRSRVRSYFQAGAGHDLKTEKLVRNIADIEWILVGSELEALILEMNLIKRYRPHYNIRLKDDKRYPYILVHWTDRFPKVTVTRTMERDGNRYFGPYTAVWAVHQTLDLLRRIFPYLTCNREITGADERACLWYDLKLCSAPCTGKIGQEEYRRMIDDLCRFLHGEVEAIAAEVERKMREASESLRYEQAARLRDRLQAIHAVVERQKIVSATKTDSDVVALARQEADACVQVFIIRGGRLIGREHFILEGTRGAEESEVLRQFLVQFYEEAAGIPAEVLLPVEVEETKIVEEWLRSRRGGQAVRISVPRSGVDRELVGMAAENAAETLKSLRAQWDADRSRQVEALAEVQKGLGLPRAPGRVECYDISNIQGTAVVASMVVFEQGVPNKAHYRRFQVRCVEGEPDDFASMREVLRRRFARWKGPEEEPVGRKKDPSFSALPDLLLVDGGKGQLAEAEKVLAEFGLTERVPAASLAKQEEEVFRPGCKAAIRLPRDSKGMFLLQRIRDEAHRFAITYHRSVRAKKGLASKLDSIPGIGPARRKLLLKTFGSLEAIRTAPVDELMKVRGITRRTADRLRGEL